The Amycolatopsis sp. DG1A-15b genome window below encodes:
- a CDS encoding ATP-binding cassette domain-containing protein, translating into MADAIVAEGLVKKYGKVTALDGMTLSVPEGTVLGVLGPNGAGKTTTVQILTTLQKPDAGRATVAGFDVVQDAQELRSHIGASGQYAAVDQELTGAENLEMVGRLYHLGTKRAKARGRELLARFSLADAADRPVRGYSGGMRRRLDLAGALVANPPVLFLDEPTTGLDPRARTELWEVITELVAGGTTLLLTTQYLEEADRLADSIAVVDHGRVIARGTADELKDLVGGERIELTVGTHNDVVVARRALARLASGEPQAEGFRLTVPVSHGAKALTEALALLAVEGVDVRDVGVRRPTLDDVFLSLTGHETAEPTEPAKEAV; encoded by the coding sequence ATGGCAGACGCCATCGTGGCCGAGGGACTGGTCAAGAAGTACGGGAAGGTCACCGCGCTCGACGGGATGACCTTGTCGGTGCCCGAAGGCACGGTGCTCGGCGTGCTCGGGCCGAACGGCGCCGGGAAGACCACCACCGTCCAGATCCTCACGACGCTGCAGAAGCCGGACGCGGGCCGGGCCACGGTCGCCGGGTTCGACGTCGTGCAGGACGCGCAGGAGCTGCGCTCGCACATCGGCGCTTCGGGCCAGTACGCGGCCGTCGACCAGGAACTGACCGGGGCCGAGAACCTCGAGATGGTCGGCAGGCTGTACCACCTGGGGACCAAGCGGGCCAAGGCCCGCGGCCGGGAGCTGCTCGCCCGGTTCAGCCTGGCCGACGCCGCCGATCGCCCGGTCCGGGGCTACTCCGGCGGCATGCGCCGCCGCCTCGACCTGGCCGGCGCGCTCGTGGCCAACCCGCCGGTGCTGTTCCTCGACGAGCCCACCACCGGGCTCGACCCGCGGGCCCGCACCGAGCTGTGGGAGGTCATCACCGAGCTGGTCGCGGGCGGCACGACGCTGTTGCTGACCACGCAGTACCTGGAGGAGGCCGACCGGCTGGCCGACAGCATCGCCGTCGTCGACCACGGCCGCGTGATCGCCCGCGGCACCGCCGACGAGCTCAAGGACCTCGTCGGCGGCGAGCGGATCGAGCTGACCGTCGGCACGCACAATGACGTCGTCGTCGCGCGGCGGGCGCTGGCCCGGCTGGCCAGCGGCGAGCCGCAGGCCGAAGGCTTCCGGCTCACCGTGCCCGTGTCCCACGGCGCGAAAGCGCTTACCGAGGCCCTCGCGCTGCTCGCCGTGGAAGGCGTCGACGTCCGCGACGTCGGCGTCCGCCGCCCCACCCTCGACGACGTGTTCTTGTCACTCACCGGCCACGAGACGGCCGAGCCCACCGAACCCGCGAAGGAGGCCGTGTGA
- a CDS encoding DUF4097 family beta strand repeat-containing protein, translated as MPVFPTPEPITATIDMSVADVRIVAGDGAETTVEVTPADPADNEDVKAVAKTRVEFAGGELLVKGPKYVTKLWGRGGALHVRVELPAGSQITGTAAMGGFRVTGRVGPSRFKTSVGDIHLDEAARLEASTATGDVTVERATGHAELGTGSGELRIREIDGTAVLKNSNGETRVGEVTGDLRVNTANGDILVDLAHAGVHAKTASGDIRLGEVVRDRVVLETAVGEIEVGIREGSAAWLELNSLVGSVRNTLSAADGPGSNTETVEVKAHSYTGDIVIRRA; from the coding sequence ATGCCTGTTTTCCCCACCCCCGAGCCGATCACGGCCACGATCGACATGAGCGTCGCTGACGTCCGGATCGTCGCCGGCGACGGCGCGGAGACGACCGTCGAGGTCACCCCGGCCGACCCGGCGGACAACGAGGACGTCAAGGCCGTCGCGAAGACCCGCGTCGAGTTCGCCGGCGGCGAGCTGCTGGTCAAGGGCCCGAAGTACGTCACCAAGCTCTGGGGCCGGGGCGGGGCCCTGCACGTCCGGGTCGAACTGCCGGCCGGTTCGCAGATCACCGGCACCGCCGCGATGGGCGGCTTCCGGGTCACCGGCCGGGTCGGCCCCAGCCGCTTCAAGACGTCCGTCGGCGACATCCACCTGGACGAAGCCGCCCGGCTCGAGGCGTCCACGGCGACCGGGGACGTCACCGTCGAACGCGCCACCGGGCACGCCGAGCTCGGCACCGGCTCCGGCGAGCTGCGGATCCGCGAGATCGACGGCACCGCGGTCCTCAAGAACTCCAACGGCGAGACCCGCGTCGGCGAAGTGACCGGCGACCTGCGCGTCAACACCGCCAACGGCGACATCCTCGTCGACCTGGCCCACGCCGGGGTGCACGCCAAGACCGCCTCCGGCGACATCCGGCTCGGCGAGGTCGTGCGGGACCGGGTCGTCCTCGAGACCGCCGTCGGCGAGATCGAGGTCGGCATCCGCGAGGGCAGTGCCGCGTGGCTCGAGCTGAACTCGCTGGTCGGCTCCGTGCGCAACACGCTCAGCGCCGCCGACGGACCCGGCAGCAACACCGAGACCGTCGAGGTCAAAGCCCACAGCTACACCGGCGACATCGTCATCCGCCGGGCCTGA
- a CDS encoding GntR family transcriptional regulator: MPLATTRRAGLVDQVIEQLRTAVTQGEWPIGERIPTEAELVEQLGVGRNTVREAVRALAHTGLLEVRQGDGTYVRATSEVSGAIRRLCGSELREVLQVRRTLEVEGARLAAVERTEEEVAALWSLLGRREVELREGRWQDFARTDAEFHCAVVGAGHNRLLTELYRGLTEVIAASIATTSSIAPGADHSPEIGHEGLARAIADRNPDRAAAEACGFLDELLERIERA; this comes from the coding sequence GTGCCTCTGGCCACCACGCGCCGAGCAGGCCTCGTCGACCAGGTCATCGAGCAGCTGCGGACCGCGGTCACGCAGGGCGAATGGCCGATCGGCGAACGCATCCCGACCGAGGCCGAACTCGTCGAGCAGCTCGGCGTCGGGCGCAACACCGTCCGCGAAGCCGTTCGCGCGCTCGCGCACACCGGGCTCCTGGAGGTCCGGCAGGGCGACGGCACCTACGTGCGCGCCACGAGCGAGGTGTCCGGCGCGATCCGGCGGCTCTGCGGCTCGGAACTGCGGGAAGTCCTGCAGGTCCGGCGCACCCTGGAGGTGGAAGGCGCGCGGCTCGCCGCCGTCGAGCGGACCGAGGAAGAGGTCGCCGCGCTGTGGTCGCTGCTCGGCCGCCGCGAGGTCGAGCTGCGCGAAGGACGCTGGCAGGACTTCGCTCGCACGGACGCGGAGTTCCACTGCGCGGTCGTCGGCGCCGGCCACAACCGGCTGCTGACCGAGCTCTACCGCGGGCTGACGGAGGTCATCGCGGCCAGCATCGCGACGACGTCCAGCATCGCGCCGGGCGCGGACCACTCCCCGGAGATCGGCCACGAAGGGCTCGCCCGGGCCATCGCCGACCGGAATCCGGACCGCGCCGCCGCCGAGGCCTGCGGGTTCCTCGACGAGCTCCTGGAGCGCATCGAACGCGCCTGA